AGCACGCGCGTTGCATCGTCATTCGCGTGAAGGAGATGGTCACCCTTTGCGGAGGAGCGGACATGCGCAAGCTGAAGATGGACCTCGACGAGCTGACGGTGGAGTCGTTCACGCCCGGGTGCGTGCGCGGCGAACGAGGCGGTACCGTCCACGGCCATAGCGCGACGAAGAACGCGAACACCTGCAACAACTTCTCGTGCGCGGTGGGGTGCACATACCAGGAATCCTGCTACAACCCCTGCACTGCGTAGCGTTCTCCAGCGGAAGAGTGAACACAGAAGAAGCCTTCCGATGGCTCGCGTCCATCGGAGGGCTGCCGCGTGCAGGGACGAGCGCGCCGTCGACCGCGACATGAACGAGATCTCCGGGACACGCCGAAGCCGTGGCCACCCGGCTGGAATGGATCACCCGTCATCAAGCGGGTCGACAGTCGGCGGCACCTCGCCAAGGGAGACGGCGCTCCTCATCCTCACGAACGCCAGCCACGGTACTCCATCCGACCCTGCTGTCTCAGTGCGCTCGCAGCGCAGCCCTGTGGCGCTCGGCTCCGCGGCTCTGACGCTCCAAACAGGTATAGATCCTTCAGTCGTTCAGGCTCCTTCAGGATGAAATCTCAGGTACTTTCCGAGGAGCAACTGAGCTCGACTTTGGCCCTTTCACGCCGCGTAGGCAAGCGAGTCGGCCAAGCGGCGCAGCAGGGGTGGTGGAATTCGCTCGTACTCGGCACGCAACCGAGAGTGCGAGAGAAATGCCGAAGCCCAGAGCTCACGCCGCACGGCGGCGACGGCATCGCTGAAGGTGGGTACGGTCTTCGGATACCAGGCGGCGCTGCGGACCTGGAGGAGTTGGCGCTTGTCGAGGCGGTCGGCGAGCAGCGCGACGACGGAGAAGAGGCCGAGAAGGCAGGGCGTCGTCCGGGCGATGGCGAGATCGGACCACTGGCGCTGGGTTTCGATGCCGAGGTGGCGCCGGGCCTCCTCGAAGGTCACCTCGACGCACCAGCGCCGGACGTAGAGACGGATGATCTCCAGCGGGTCCATGTCCGGGTCGGTGGAGAGGTATGCGCGGGCTTCCCGCCGTCCAGAGGGATCACGGACGATCACCCAGCGAATCGGGATGGCGGGATTGCCGGTGTAGTACCAGAGCGCGGTGCCGGTGGCGATCTGCAGGTCGACCTCGCGCTCGCCGTACCAGCCGGAGACACGGACGGAGATCCACTCGGTGAGCGGATCCATGAGTCGGTCCTTCAGGCTGGGCAGCCGCTCGCCGACCTTGCGGCGGCCGCCGCGCTGTCCCGGCTGGCGCGGTGGCGGCGGAGCGTGGAGGCGGCTGTCGAGACGCATCTGGGCGACCACGGTGACGTGCCTGCGGATCGCGCCGAACAGCTTCTGGCTGGTGTAGTTGACGTCCATGAGCACGATCAGGCGGCGGCCCGGGAGCCAGCGGGCGAGCTGGAGGATCATCTGCCGCGCCCAGT
This genomic stretch from Longimicrobium sp. harbors:
- a CDS encoding transposase, with protein sequence MHDELDQLLAEFAPLFTRPTFANALLLLKGAILALGSRTVAAALRAVGLQDDPHFLNYHRVLSRARWSARKASRILLQVLVRTFAPGDEPLVFAVDDMIERRWGPKIKARGIYRDPVRSSRGFFVKTSGLRWVSLMFLPRIPWARRVWGLPFLTVLAPSQRYATSRGRRHKSVVDWARQMILQLARWLPGRRLIVLMDVNYTSQKLFGAIRRHVTVVAQMRLDSRLHAPPPPRQPGQRGGRRKVGERLPSLKDRLMDPLTEWISVRVSGWYGEREVDLQIATGTALWYYTGNPAIPIRWVIVRDPSGRREARAYLSTDPDMDPLEIIRLYVRRWCVEVTFEEARRHLGIETQRQWSDLAIARTTPCLLGLFSVVALLADRLDKRQLLQVRSAAWYPKTVPTFSDAVAAVRRELWASAFLSHSRLRAEYERIPPPLLRRLADSLAYAA